The DNA window CCGAGCCTCCTGAGTTCGATTACCTGGTGTGCGAATCGACCTACGGCGCGCGCCTTCACCCGCCGGAGGATCCGAGAGCGATGCTCATCGAGCTCATAAACGACGTGGTAAAGCGCAAGAGCGTTCTGCTGGTGCCGGCATTCGCTGTAGGACGGGCCCAGCAGGTCGTATATTTGATAAACGAGCTCACATCTTATGGACTGGTGCCGCCGATAGATATTCATATAGATTCGCCCATGGCAGTAGTGGCGACTGATGTTTACATCAAGTACAAGGGTCAGCAGGGAGTCGACCTCAGTAAGCTGGGCGGCAAAGAGTGCCTGCTCAGCAGCCGGAATGTCCACCTTCACCGGAAACGGGAATCGTCGAAGATGCTCAACAAGCTCAAAGGGCCCGCGGTGATTATCTCGTCGAGTGGGATGCTGACCGGCGGGCGCATCATGCACCACCTGATGCAGCGGCTGCCGGATCCGACGGCCACGGTCGCCCTGGTCGGATTCATGGCGGCCGGCACCAGGGGACGGCAACTGGCCGAGGGCGCTGCCGAGATCAGCATCCATAACCACCCTGACAAAGTACACGCCGGGGTGGTTCATTTCCACGGTTTATCCGGCCACGCAGATTTCTATGAAATCTTGCACTGGCTGGAGCCGGTGAAAACACCGCCGCGCATGGTGTTTGTGACGCATGG is part of the Candidatus Zixiibacteriota bacterium genome and encodes:
- a CDS encoding MBL fold metallo-hydrolase; this encodes MATLTFHGAAETVTGSKYLLELGGHSVLIDCGVFQGPRDLRVRNWEPPAFDPRSLDAVILTHAHIDHIGFLPRLVRQGLGKTVFATPPTADLAEISLLDSAEIQEEDAAWRNKKRLTRHEKALPLFTTDDARAAIKLFKPAPFGQWHPLSKQLRFRFHPAGHILGAAGVEIEYSENDRKSSILFSGDIGRYGNPLTVDPAEPPEFDYLVCESTYGARLHPPEDPRAMLIELINDVVKRKSVLLVPAFAVGRAQQVVYLINELTSYGLVPPIDIHIDSPMAVVATDVYIKYKGQQGVDLSKLGGKECLLSSRNVHLHRKRESSKMLNKLKGPAVIISSSGMLTGGRIMHHLMQRLPDPTATVALVGFMAAGTRGRQLAEGAAEISIHNHPDKVHAGVVHFHGLSGHADFYEILHWLEPVKTPPRMVFVTHG